The proteins below are encoded in one region of Flavobacterium nackdongense:
- a CDS encoding ATP-binding protein, translating into MKNTKKYFNRLIDSHLLNWKNDDFKKPLVLRGARQVGKSSSVRNLGKSFSYFIEINLEENNGLHTLFTETNAIESICAKLEIAFNIPIIEGKTLLFLDEIQSCPSAIMVLRYFYEQKPNLHVIAAGSLLEFALETLPSFGVGRIRTLFIYPFSFDEFLIAMQEERLLEMKKKATTEHPLDLIFHQKLIEYFKQFLIIGGMPEVIARFAIHKNFLEAQQVLDDLLISLKSDFVKYKKRVPSNRINEVFESVSKQMGAKFIYTKIGNHLSNIQIKEALHLLILSGLVIPVTHTAANGIPLGAEIDMKKRKMLLLDTGLFQRILGLDVSNIVTENNFEMINKGAIAELFFGLEWLKYSSPFSQNQLYYWHRENKTGNAEVDYIVQKNSTILPVEIKSSTSGAMQSLRVFLREKNSQKGVRFSLENFSSIDDIAIYPLYAVSSFFESKDF; encoded by the coding sequence ATGAAAAATACTAAAAAATACTTCAATAGACTAATTGACAGTCATTTATTAAATTGGAAGAATGATGATTTCAAAAAACCACTAGTGTTGCGCGGCGCACGACAAGTTGGAAAGTCTTCATCGGTTCGGAATTTAGGGAAATCATTCTCCTATTTCATCGAAATAAACCTCGAAGAAAATAATGGGCTTCACACTTTATTCACCGAAACCAATGCTATAGAAAGCATTTGCGCTAAACTCGAAATTGCTTTCAATATTCCGATTATAGAAGGGAAAACCTTGTTGTTTCTGGATGAAATTCAATCGTGTCCAAGTGCTATTATGGTATTGCGTTATTTTTATGAGCAAAAACCCAATTTACACGTGATAGCGGCAGGTTCTTTATTAGAATTTGCATTAGAAACTTTGCCTTCTTTCGGAGTTGGACGCATTAGAACCTTGTTTATTTATCCCTTTTCGTTTGACGAATTTCTTATAGCAATGCAGGAAGAACGCTTATTAGAAATGAAAAAGAAAGCGACAACTGAGCATCCTTTAGATCTTATTTTTCATCAAAAACTAATCGAGTATTTCAAACAATTTCTCATTATCGGCGGAATGCCCGAAGTTATCGCGCGATTTGCCATTCATAAAAATTTCCTAGAAGCACAACAAGTTTTAGACGATTTGCTTATTTCATTAAAAAGTGATTTTGTAAAATACAAAAAGCGGGTTCCATCTAACAGAATCAATGAAGTATTTGAATCCGTTTCCAAACAAATGGGAGCAAAATTTATATACACAAAAATCGGCAACCACCTTTCCAATATTCAGATCAAAGAAGCTTTGCATTTGTTAATCCTTTCGGGATTGGTAATTCCGGTAACCCACACAGCAGCAAATGGAATTCCGCTGGGCGCTGAAATCGATATGAAAAAACGCAAAATGTTATTACTAGACACCGGTTTGTTTCAACGTATTTTAGGTTTGGATGTATCGAATATCGTAACGGAAAATAATTTTGAAATGATCAACAAGGGTGCCATAGCCGAATTATTTTTTGGACTGGAATGGTTAAAATACAGCAGTCCTTTTTCGCAAAATCAATTGTATTATTGGCATCGCGAAAACAAAACCGGAAATGCCGAAGTGGATTATATTGTTCAAAAAAACAGCACAATACTTCCAGTAGAAATTAAATCTTCAACCAGCGGAGCGATGCAAAGTTTACGGGTATTCTTGAGGGAAAAAAATAGTCAAAAAGGAGTTCGGTTTTCATTGGAGAATTTTTCAAGTATAGACGATATTGCTATTTATCCTTTGTATGCGGTAAGCTCGTTTTTTGAATCGAAGGATTTCTAA
- a CDS encoding efflux RND transporter permease subunit: protein MIKWFSLGFWELIARIVLRNRILMLSIVIAITVLLAMQWKNIHFTQTEANMLPDDNIVNIEYNAFLHQFGEEGNLVVIGVKDQTFFTPKAYAAWGKLMNSLKEDEAVDLVLSINDLKKLQKNEALEKFELVPFVDQNKTTDKVYLEKIKKELFNDLPFYEGLLFNKKSGTIRSAIYLDKKIVNTPARKDFILKKLVPAVQAFEEETKIDLRVSGMPYIRTLNAQTIIGEIGIFIGASLLVTSLLFFFFFRSFRATLISIIIVIIGVMWSFGFLGLLNYEITVLTALVPSLIIVIGIPNCIFLTNKYHQEYKVHRNKVKALQRVTTKVGMATLLTNVTTAIGFFTFISSNNKLLIEFGNVTSINILALFFLCIIVIPIFHSYIPAPKDRHIEHLDRGYVKSFMDWILRNVKYNRFSIYVVAISLLVISIIGIYKMRISGSIIEDMPKKEAFFQDIIFFEKEFDGVMPLEIMIDTKRKKGVMKMSTLKRMEELESAIDEIPELSKPISVVNLVKYSKQAYYNGNPDYYALPTSQEQSFILSYAKNATKNSKANLMKSYVDSTGQFARITTFMRDENGDAIPRIEAEIRKEADKIFPKNQYKVSITGKALVFQKGTSYLLDNLLSSLIFAFFLTALLIGFMFRSFKMILVSIIPNLLPLLLTAGIMGFFNIPLKPSTILVFGIAFGLSVDDTVRFLAQYRQELKKNNWRIRKSVYATFDDAGLSMFYTSIVLFFGFSVFMLSSFGGTIALGGLISLTLLFGMLSNLMLLPALVLTLNKTLANEQEFIEPKIDIIEHSDEEIDALKKG, encoded by the coding sequence ATGATCAAGTGGTTTAGTTTAGGTTTTTGGGAATTAATAGCCCGAATCGTCCTTAGAAATAGAATTTTAATGTTGTCGATAGTCATAGCGATAACCGTTTTATTGGCAATGCAATGGAAAAACATTCATTTCACCCAAACCGAAGCCAATATGTTGCCCGACGACAATATCGTCAATATCGAATACAATGCCTTTTTGCACCAATTTGGCGAAGAAGGAAATTTAGTGGTAATTGGCGTCAAAGACCAAACTTTTTTTACTCCAAAAGCTTATGCTGCTTGGGGAAAATTGATGAACAGTCTCAAAGAAGACGAAGCGGTCGATTTAGTGCTCTCGATCAATGATTTAAAAAAACTACAAAAAAACGAAGCTCTCGAAAAATTTGAACTCGTTCCCTTTGTCGATCAAAATAAAACTACTGACAAGGTTTATTTAGAAAAAATAAAAAAAGAACTTTTCAACGATTTGCCTTTTTATGAAGGTTTACTTTTTAACAAAAAATCAGGCACCATACGTTCTGCTATTTATTTAGATAAGAAAATTGTAAACACTCCAGCCCGAAAAGATTTCATATTAAAAAAATTAGTTCCAGCTGTACAAGCATTCGAAGAGGAAACCAAAATTGATCTTCGCGTTTCGGGAATGCCCTACATTCGAACACTCAATGCCCAAACTATTATTGGAGAAATCGGTATTTTCATCGGTGCCTCCCTATTGGTAACTTCGCTACTTTTCTTTTTCTTTTTTCGAAGTTTTAGAGCTACCTTGATTTCGATCATCATTGTGATCATTGGAGTAATGTGGTCATTTGGCTTCCTAGGATTATTGAATTATGAAATCACGGTTTTAACCGCCTTGGTTCCTTCCTTAATCATCGTAATTGGAATTCCGAATTGTATTTTCCTCACCAACAAATACCATCAGGAATATAAAGTCCACCGGAACAAAGTCAAAGCCTTGCAAAGAGTAACAACCAAAGTAGGTATGGCGACTTTGCTCACCAACGTAACCACTGCCATCGGTTTTTTTACCTTTATTTCCTCCAACAACAAGTTACTAATTGAGTTTGGCAATGTGACATCCATCAATATATTGGCGCTTTTCTTTTTGTGCATCATCGTCATTCCTATTTTTCACTCCTACATTCCAGCGCCTAAAGATCGCCACATCGAGCATTTAGACCGTGGCTATGTAAAATCGTTTATGGATTGGATTTTACGCAATGTGAAATACAATCGTTTTTCGATTTACGTAGTGGCCATTTCGCTTCTTGTTATCAGTATTATTGGAATTTACAAAATGCGAATTTCAGGCAGTATCATTGAAGATATGCCCAAAAAAGAAGCTTTTTTTCAAGACATTATTTTCTTCGAAAAAGAATTTGATGGTGTTATGCCACTCGAAATTATGATTGACACCAAGCGCAAAAAAGGCGTGATGAAAATGTCAACACTCAAGCGAATGGAGGAACTAGAATCCGCCATCGATGAAATTCCAGAATTGTCAAAACCTATTTCGGTGGTCAATTTGGTCAAATATTCCAAGCAAGCCTATTATAACGGAAATCCCGATTATTACGCCTTACCCACTTCACAAGAGCAATCTTTTATTTTGTCGTATGCCAAAAATGCAACCAAAAATTCAAAAGCAAATCTGATGAAAAGCTATGTGGATTCGACAGGACAATTTGCCCGAATTACCACATTTATGCGTGACGAAAACGGCGATGCCATTCCAAGGATTGAAGCTGAAATTCGCAAAGAAGCCGATAAAATTTTTCCAAAAAATCAATACAAGGTTTCAATTACCGGCAAAGCTTTAGTTTTCCAGAAAGGAACGAGTTATTTGCTAGACAATTTACTTTCGTCTTTGATTTTTGCCTTTTTCCTAACCGCGCTATTAATCGGATTTATGTTTCGTTCGTTCAAAATGATTTTGGTTTCCATCATCCCAAACCTACTGCCCTTGTTGCTCACGGCGGGAATTATGGGCTTCTTTAACATCCCATTAAAGCCATCAACGATATTGGTTTTCGGAATTGCTTTTGGACTTTCGGTCGATGATACCGTTCGATTCCTAGCACAATACCGACAGGAATTAAAGAAAAACAACTGGAGAATACGCAAATCGGTTTATGCGACTTTCGATGATGCCGGATTGAGTATGTTTTATACTTCGATCGTTTTGTTCTTCGGTTTTTCGGTCTTTATGTTGTCTAGTTTTGGAGGAACCATAGCTCTTGGAGGATTGATTTCATTGACCTTATTATTTGGAATGTTATCCAATTTGATGCTACTACCCGCTTTGGTTTTGACCCTAAACAAAACTTTGGCCAACGAGCAAGAATTCATCGAACCTAAAATTGACATCATCGAACACAGCGATGAGGAAATAGATGCTTTGAAAAAAGGATAA
- a CDS encoding cation:proton antiporter: protein MKNNRNTIFYFVITGGFTALIYWILQKGKSLEIGKNYIRPVIEKGHWNDFVESLSLNLHHPLAILLAQIITIIVVARFCGWVFRKIGQPSVIGEIIAGIVLGPSLLGYYFPEYSLVLFPAESLGNLQFLSQIGLILFMFVIGMELDLKVLKNRAKEAVVISHASIVFPFALGIGLAYFVYFRFAPVDVAFLPFALFMGISMSITAFPVLARIVQERGIHKTKLGAIVITCAAADDITAWCILAAVIAIVKAGTVVSSLYVIALAILYVLTMIFVVKPFLKKIGELYGTKDALNKPIVAIFFLTLIISSYTTEIIGIHALFGAFMTGVIMPDITKFRNLFIEKVEDVSVILLLPLFFVYTGLRTEIGLINDPFLWRVTGWIILVAVIGKFLGSALAAKFVGQNWRDSLTIGALMNTRGLMELVVLNIGLDLKVLSPEVFTMMVIMALVTTSMTGPALNFINFIFKTKDVSPVEEVATDRKYRILLSFGNNEKGKSLLRLANSLVKKQKDKTSVTAMHLTLSDEMHAYNLEQYEKDKFLPILAESKSLKQEITTLFQATVDIESNIAEVANNGEYDLLLVGLGKSIFEGSLLGKVLGFTTRIMNPDRLIDKFTGKEGLFENSPFDERTRQIIAKTKKPLGILIDKDLRKVEQVIIPIFRAEDTFLLDYAQKMIYNNGSQIMILDVNENLNNNFVLKSALNSLEQKYPQNVTLINNRIIRKDFLAKLDLMIISVDSWKILLDKYSIWLRRVPSVLIFKH from the coding sequence ATGAAAAACAATAGAAATACTATATTTTATTTTGTTATTACTGGCGGTTTTACAGCTTTGATTTATTGGATATTGCAAAAAGGAAAAAGTTTAGAAATTGGCAAAAATTATATCCGACCCGTAATAGAAAAAGGGCATTGGAATGATTTTGTCGAATCCTTATCCCTGAATTTGCATCATCCCTTGGCCATTCTTTTAGCTCAGATTATTACCATAATTGTGGTGGCACGTTTTTGTGGCTGGGTTTTTAGGAAAATTGGGCAGCCTTCGGTCATCGGCGAAATTATTGCTGGAATTGTTTTGGGACCTTCCTTGCTGGGGTATTATTTTCCGGAGTATTCCCTTGTTTTGTTTCCTGCTGAATCACTAGGCAATCTACAGTTCTTAAGCCAAATAGGGCTGATTCTTTTTATGTTTGTGATTGGAATGGAACTCGATTTGAAAGTCCTGAAAAACCGTGCCAAAGAAGCTGTTGTCATAAGTCACGCTAGTATTGTTTTTCCCTTTGCACTGGGAATTGGTCTAGCTTATTTTGTTTATTTCCGATTTGCTCCCGTCGATGTTGCCTTTCTGCCATTTGCACTTTTTATGGGGATTTCAATGAGTATTACAGCCTTCCCGGTTTTGGCTAGAATTGTACAAGAACGCGGAATTCACAAAACGAAATTAGGAGCAATTGTCATCACTTGTGCGGCAGCCGATGATATCACAGCCTGGTGCATTTTGGCAGCGGTAATTGCTATTGTAAAAGCGGGTACAGTAGTGAGTTCGCTTTATGTTATTGCCTTGGCAATCCTTTATGTTCTTACGATGATTTTTGTGGTAAAGCCCTTTTTGAAAAAAATCGGTGAATTATACGGTACAAAAGATGCTTTGAATAAACCGATTGTGGCAATTTTCTTTTTGACCTTAATCATTTCTTCTTATACCACCGAAATTATTGGTATTCACGCTCTTTTTGGTGCTTTTATGACAGGAGTTATCATGCCAGATATCACCAAATTTAGAAATTTATTTATCGAAAAAGTGGAAGATGTATCGGTGATTTTGTTACTTCCCTTGTTTTTTGTTTACACTGGTTTGCGAACCGAAATCGGATTGATAAATGATCCCTTTTTATGGAGAGTCACAGGATGGATTATTCTCGTAGCGGTCATAGGTAAATTTTTAGGAAGCGCATTGGCGGCAAAGTTTGTGGGACAAAATTGGAGAGATAGCCTGACGATAGGGGCCTTGATGAATACTCGAGGATTGATGGAATTGGTAGTTTTGAATATAGGTTTGGATTTGAAAGTGCTTTCGCCCGAAGTTTTTACGATGATGGTAATTATGGCATTGGTGACCACTTCGATGACGGGTCCGGCCTTAAACTTCATCAATTTTATTTTCAAAACTAAAGATGTTAGTCCAGTTGAGGAAGTGGCTACCGATCGAAAATATAGAATCTTACTATCATTTGGTAACAATGAAAAAGGGAAATCCCTGCTGAGATTGGCCAATAGTTTAGTAAAAAAACAAAAAGATAAAACATCGGTTACTGCAATGCACCTCACCCTGAGTGACGAGATGCACGCTTATAATTTGGAACAGTACGAAAAAGATAAATTTCTACCTATTTTGGCAGAATCCAAAAGTCTGAAACAGGAAATAACAACTTTGTTTCAAGCTACTGTCGACATTGAATCTAACATTGCCGAAGTGGCTAATAACGGCGAATACGATCTGCTTTTGGTTGGTTTAGGGAAATCTATTTTTGAAGGTTCTTTACTCGGAAAGGTATTGGGTTTTACAACCCGAATTATGAATCCGGACCGTTTGATTGATAAATTTACCGGTAAAGAAGGACTTTTTGAAAATTCCCCGTTTGATGAAAGAACCAGACAGATTATTGCCAAAACTAAAAAGCCATTAGGCATTTTGATTGATAAAGACTTACGTAAAGTGGAACAAGTTATTATTCCGATTTTTAGAGCTGAAGACACCTTCTTATTGGATTATGCTCAAAAAATGATTTACAATAACGGTTCTCAAATCATGATTTTGGATGTAAATGAAAATTTGAATAACAATTTTGTGCTCAAAAGTGCCTTGAATTCTTTAGAGCAAAAATATCCTCAAAACGTTACCTTAATCAATAACAGAATTATTAGAAAGGATTTTTTAGCCAAGTTAGATTTGATGATTATCAGTGTCGACAGTTGGAAAATCCTTTTGGATAAATACAGCATTTGGCTGAGGCGAGTGCCTTCGGTTTTGATATTCAAGCATTAA
- the frr gene encoding ribosome recycling factor encodes MTEEIEFILDSTQESMEGSIAHLEKTFLNIRAGKASPAMLGSVFVDYYGSASPLSQVSKISVPDARTITLQPFEKNMLHPIEKAIMVANLGFNPMNNGDVIIISVPPLTEDRRRELAKQAKSEAEDAKIGIRNARKEANTEIKKLEKDGTSEDICKNAEEEVQTLTNNYIKKIDEHLALKEAEIMKV; translated from the coding sequence ATGACTGAAGAAATTGAATTTATTTTAGACAGCACCCAAGAATCTATGGAGGGTTCGATTGCGCATTTAGAAAAAACATTCTTAAATATTCGTGCCGGAAAAGCTTCGCCCGCAATGTTAGGAAGCGTTTTTGTTGATTATTATGGTTCTGCTTCACCGCTTTCACAAGTATCCAAAATTAGCGTGCCTGATGCCAGAACTATTACGCTTCAACCTTTTGAAAAAAACATGTTGCACCCTATAGAAAAAGCGATTATGGTGGCCAACCTTGGTTTTAATCCAATGAATAATGGAGATGTAATTATCATCAGTGTTCCGCCATTGACGGAAGATCGCCGACGTGAATTGGCAAAACAAGCCAAATCTGAAGCTGAAGATGCCAAAATTGGAATTCGAAACGCTCGTAAAGAGGCTAATACCGAAATTAAAAAACTAGAAAAAGACGGTACTTCGGAAGATATTTGTAAAAACGCAGAAGAAGAAGTTCAAACGTTGACCAATAATTATATCAAAAAAATAGACGAGCATCTAGCGCTGAAAGAAGCCGAAATAATGAAAGTCTAA
- the pyrH gene encoding UMP kinase: MKYKRILLKLSGEALMGERQYGIDPTRLAEYADEIKKVQERGVEIAIVIGGGNIFRGVAGASNGMDRVQGDYMGMLATVINGMALQGALEDKGMKTRLQTALKMESIAEPYIKRRADRHLEKGRIVIFGAGTGNPYFTTDTAAVLRGVEINADVILKGTRVDGVYTADPEKDPSATKFNYISFEDVLKKGLNVMDTTAFTLSQENKLPIVIFDMNKEGNLLKICEGQNVGTEVNI, translated from the coding sequence ATGAAATATAAAAGAATTCTTTTGAAATTAAGTGGCGAAGCTTTAATGGGCGAAAGACAATACGGAATTGACCCAACTAGATTGGCAGAATATGCAGATGAGATAAAAAAAGTTCAGGAAAGAGGAGTTGAAATTGCCATCGTCATTGGTGGTGGAAATATTTTCAGAGGAGTTGCCGGAGCCAGTAACGGAATGGATCGCGTACAGGGTGATTACATGGGAATGCTAGCCACGGTCATAAACGGAATGGCTTTGCAAGGAGCATTAGAAGACAAAGGAATGAAAACCCGTTTGCAAACAGCTTTAAAAATGGAATCTATTGCTGAGCCCTACATCAAAAGAAGAGCCGATCGTCATCTTGAAAAAGGTAGAATCGTAATTTTTGGAGCAGGCACAGGAAACCCTTATTTCACAACAGATACTGCCGCAGTTTTGCGTGGAGTAGAAATCAATGCCGATGTGATTCTAAAAGGGACTCGTGTTGATGGCGTGTACACTGCCGACCCTGAAAAAGATCCTTCTGCAACAAAATTCAATTATATTTCATTTGAAGATGTTTTGAAAAAAGGATTGAATGTTATGGATACTACCGCTTTCACTTTGAGTCAAGAAAACAAATTGCCCATCGTTATTTTTGATATGAACAAGGAAGGTAATTTATTGAAAATTTGCGAAGGACAAAACGTAGGAACAGAGGTTAATATTTAA
- the truB gene encoding tRNA pseudouridine(55) synthase TruB: MSTEEYLNGQIILIDKPLHWTSFQAVNKMKYALINKKGLPKKFKIGHAGTLDPLASGLLLVCTGKFTKRISELQGQAKEYTGTFYIGATTPSYDLETEINETFDTSHIDEALIQNTVKHFLGEIDQKPPIFSAIKKDGIRLYEHARAGDSVEIASRKTSIHEFEITRIALPEIDFRVVCSKGTYIRSLAYDFGKKMNSGSHLTALRRTKIGEFNVDNAIDITLFEQSLSM, encoded by the coding sequence ATGTCTACCGAAGAGTACTTAAATGGACAAATCATCCTTATTGACAAGCCCTTGCATTGGACTTCGTTTCAAGCGGTCAATAAAATGAAATATGCTTTAATTAACAAAAAAGGGCTTCCGAAAAAATTCAAAATTGGTCATGCAGGAACTTTAGATCCATTAGCAAGTGGTCTTTTACTAGTTTGCACAGGCAAGTTCACCAAAAGAATTTCAGAACTTCAGGGTCAAGCCAAAGAATATACTGGCACTTTCTACATTGGTGCGACAACTCCGTCTTATGATTTAGAAACCGAAATCAATGAAACTTTCGATACTTCACATATCGATGAAGCCTTGATTCAAAATACAGTGAAACACTTTTTGGGGGAAATCGACCAAAAACCACCTATTTTTTCGGCCATAAAAAAAGACGGAATCCGTCTTTATGAACACGCTCGTGCTGGAGATAGTGTGGAAATAGCCAGCCGAAAAACCAGCATTCACGAATTCGAAATCACTCGCATTGCACTTCCTGAAATCGATTTTAGAGTAGTGTGCAGCAAAGGCACCTACATTCGTTCTTTAGCTTATGATTTTGGCAAAAAAATGAACTCCGGCTCACACCTCACGGCGTTGCGGCGAACAAAAATCGGAGAATTTAATGTTGATAATGCAATTGACATCACTTTATTCGAACAAAGTTTGTCTATGTAA
- a CDS encoding undecaprenyl-diphosphate phosphatase has protein sequence MNTIQAIIIAIIEGITEFLPVSSTGHMILASSYFGIEHDDFTKLFTIVIQLGAILSVVVLYFKRFFQSFDFYFKLLVAFIPAVVFGLLFSKKIDALLESPLTVAVSLLIGGLILLKVDDWFANSEEVQSSNEISYLQAFKIGLFQCLAMVPGVSRSGASIVGGMSQKLSRTTAAEFSFFLAVPTMLGATAKKCYDYYKEGLVLTDDQINILIIGNIVAFIVALIAIKSFIGFLTKHGFKVFGYYRIIAGIVLLAIHFFIHPLTVI, from the coding sequence ATGAACACAATTCAAGCTATAATTATTGCCATAATTGAAGGCATAACAGAATTTTTGCCCGTTTCTTCTACTGGACATATGATTCTCGCTTCTTCCTATTTTGGCATAGAGCACGATGATTTTACAAAACTCTTCACCATTGTTATCCAATTGGGCGCCATACTTTCGGTGGTGGTTTTATATTTCAAACGCTTTTTTCAATCTTTCGATTTCTATTTTAAATTATTAGTAGCCTTTATTCCTGCGGTGGTTTTTGGATTGCTTTTCAGCAAAAAAATCGATGCTTTATTAGAAAGCCCTTTAACAGTAGCTGTTTCTCTTTTAATAGGCGGCCTAATTTTATTGAAAGTTGACGATTGGTTTGCAAATTCTGAAGAAGTACAATCCTCTAATGAAATCAGTTATCTTCAAGCTTTTAAAATCGGTTTATTTCAATGTTTGGCTATGGTTCCGGGAGTTTCCAGAAGTGGTGCCTCAATAGTTGGAGGAATGTCTCAAAAATTATCTCGCACCACAGCGGCAGAGTTTTCATTTTTTTTAGCAGTTCCTACGATGCTCGGTGCGACCGCTAAAAAATGTTATGATTATTACAAAGAGGGTTTAGTACTAACTGACGACCAAATCAATATATTGATCATCGGAAATATTGTTGCTTTTATTGTTGCCCTTATCGCTATTAAATCTTTTATCGGATTTTTGACCAAACACGGTTTCAAAGTATTTGGCTACTATAGAATTATTGCGGGAATTGTTTTACTAGCAATTCACTTTTTCATTCACCCTTTGACCGTAATTTAA
- a CDS encoding DUF3098 domain-containing protein has protein sequence MKNEEQKHEFLFEKVNYKILLIGIAVIALGFLLMSGGASDNPNVFNEEIFNFRRIRLAPTTVLIGFGITIYAILKNPKKK, from the coding sequence ATGAAAAACGAAGAACAAAAACACGAATTTCTTTTTGAAAAAGTAAACTACAAAATTCTACTCATTGGCATTGCTGTAATCGCCCTAGGGTTCCTATTGATGTCTGGTGGCGCTAGTGATAATCCTAATGTCTTCAATGAAGAAATTTTCAATTTCAGAAGAATCCGATTGGCACCAACCACCGTTTTAATCGGTTTTGGAATCACCATTTATGCTATTCTTAAAAATCCTAAAAAAAAGTAA
- a CDS encoding cell division protein FtsX, translating to MASSFDKFQKRRLISSYFSVVLSVFLVLFLLGILGFFIINSRKLADNFREEIAMTVFFKNDANDTILKAFAKELKVAPFTKSFVYVSKEAAAKQHTDIIGEDFMTFLGTNPLQNSYDIHLKADYVEKDSIAKIEGQLHKNPMVADIVYDKQLVNLVNDNIKKVSLWILIISGFLTVVAVLLINSSLRLSIYSHRFIIKTMQMVGATKAFIRKPFVMRSVKLGMMGAGLAILALIGVLIYLETNFPSLGIFDDPLLVSIVLLLVFGLGILITWLSTYFATQRFLNLRTDDLY from the coding sequence ATGGCTTCTTCATTTGATAAATTTCAAAAACGCAGGTTAATTTCCTCTTATTTCTCAGTTGTACTAAGTGTATTCTTGGTTTTGTTTCTTTTAGGGATACTAGGTTTTTTTATTATTAATTCTCGAAAATTGGCTGACAATTTTAGAGAAGAAATTGCAATGACCGTTTTTTTTAAGAACGATGCCAATGACACGATCCTAAAAGCTTTTGCAAAAGAATTGAAAGTTGCTCCTTTTACCAAATCGTTTGTTTATGTTTCTAAAGAAGCAGCTGCAAAACAACATACTGATATAATTGGGGAAGATTTTATGACATTTTTGGGTACAAATCCTCTGCAAAATTCCTATGACATTCACCTAAAAGCCGATTATGTAGAAAAAGATAGTATTGCAAAAATTGAAGGTCAATTGCACAAAAATCCGATGGTTGCCGACATTGTTTATGACAAACAATTGGTGAATTTGGTAAATGACAACATCAAAAAAGTGAGCCTTTGGATTTTGATTATCAGCGGGTTTTTGACCGTAGTAGCGGTTTTATTGATCAATAGCTCCTTGCGACTATCTATATATTCTCATCGTTTTATTATCAAAACGATGCAGATGGTTGGTGCAACAAAAGCCTTTATCAGAAAACCTTTTGTGATGCGAAGTGTAAAATTAGGTATGATGGGGGCTGGATTAGCTATTCTTGCGTTAATTGGAGTTTTAATTTATCTCGAAACTAACTTTCCTAGTTTAGGCATATTCGATGACCCATTATTAGTTAGCATAGTTTTATTGTTAGTTTTTGGGCTTGGAATATTAATTACTTGGCTAAGCACCTATTTTGCTACGCAACGATTTTTAAATTTACGAACCGACGATTTATATTAG